The following proteins come from a genomic window of Aspergillus luchuensis IFO 4308 DNA, chromosome 3, nearly complete sequence:
- a CDS encoding SET domain-containing protein (COG:S;~EggNog:ENOG410QE4S), with protein sequence MKHDYYPIESLPSWIKLNGVSVNGIAFRKLQADDGTDKGSAIVATEVKTSGNAASNAVESEVILRVPSDLVLSFDFVEEYSKSDRQLREVLEAVGNFGRTARGAILIFLLVQLTHSSPDYAHERHQIGLSSPWSEYMKYLPSSIPLPTFYSEEELELLRGSSLRLAVHAKIASLEKEFEHLRQSTEGLDWCKRYWWDDDTGKLTFNDWKYVDALYRSRMVDLPQHGHAMVPCIDMANHAPEGTVKALYDEDADGNAVLQLRDGRSLRADEEVTISYGDEKSASEMIFSYGFLDEHTTDARQIFLDLDIPDDDPLKIAKKAFCKDTPGVKISTSSSGSETAATTTWDSPIIWWACVNEEDGLDFNVLQTTDGGRELKSTWNGQEVRDASCLRDLLAADPQWDIYQLRAVVLILERLETQFFVLRQTDMMISEIRENEDMRAIFEPFVFQTILRLRELESKLMERAIEDLVNQREKLMSSPAVNAYLAQQSGDIEEDFS encoded by the exons ATGAAGCACGATTACTATCCGATTGAGTCGCTTCCGTCGTGGATAAAGCTCAACGGGGTCTCCGTCAATGGTATCGCTTTCCGCAAATTGCAAGCAGATGATGGCACCGACAAGGGGTCTGCAATTGTTGCAACCGAGGTAAAAACCAGTGGAAATGCAGCGAGCAACGCGGTAGAGTCGGAGGTGATTCTACGAGTACCGTCTGACTTGGTCCTGTCATTCGATTTTGTTGAAGAATATTCCAAATCGGATAGACAGCTCCGTGAGGTATTAGAAGCTGTCGGGAACTTTGGAAGA ACAGCCAGAGGCGCCATATTAATCTTCCTTCTCGTGCAACTTACCCACTCTAGCCCGGACTATGCGCATGAGCGGCACCAGATCGGACTATCGAGCCCTTGGAGCGAATATATGAAGTATTTGCCGTCCTCTATACCTTTGCCTACATTCTACAGTGAAGAGGAGTTAGAGCTCTTGCGCGGCTCCTCGTTGAGGTTAGCTGTGCATGCGAAGATTGCCTCGCTGGAGAAAGAATTTGAACACCTGCGTCAGAGCACAGAGGGCTTGGACTGGTGTAAAAGGTATTGGTGGGATGACGATACGGGGAAACTGACGTTCAACGATTGGAAATATGTCGATGCGCTGTACCGGTCACGCATGGTAGATCTGCCTCAGCATGGACATGCCATGGTTCCATGTATTGATATGGCAAACCATGCTCCTGAGGGGACGGTCAAGGCGTTGtatgacgaggatgccgatggGAATGCTGTGTTGCAGCTGCGGGATGGACGGAGCTTGCGggctgatgaggaggttACAATCTC GTATGGTGATGAGAAGTCCGCCTCAGAAATGATTTTCTCATATGGATTCCTCGACGAGCATACCACGGACGCGAGGCAAATCTTCCTTGACTTGGATATACCTGATGACGATCCGTTGAAGATAGCAAAGAAAGCATTCTGCAAAGATACGCCCGGGGTCAAGATATCTACTTCCTCTAGCGGCTCAGAAACAgccgcaacaacaacctggGACAGCCCCATCATCTGGTGGGCATGCGTAAACGAGGAGGACGGGCTGGACTTCAACGTCCTCCAAACCACCGACGGCGGCAGGGAACTTAAATCTACCTGGAACGGGCAAGAAGTGAGGGACGCAAGCTGTCTCAGGGACCTGCTAGCTGCAGATCCCCAATGGGACATCTACCAGCTCCGTGCGGTGGTGCTCATCCTTGAGCGACTGGAGACCCAATTCTTCGTTCTCCGCCAAACCGACATGATGATTAGCGAGATCCGCGAGAACGAAGACATGCGTGCTATTTTCGAACCATTTGTGTTTCAGACAATCTTGAGGTTACGAGAGCTGGAGTCCAAGCTTATGGAACGGGCAATTGAGGACCTCGTTAACCAG CGGGAAAAACTCATGTCAAGCCCCGCAGTCAACGCCTACCTTGCCCAACAATCAGGGGACATCGAGGAGGATTTCTCTTGA
- a CDS encoding uncharacterized protein (COG:S;~EggNog:ENOG410PZ7C), which yields MPANTRIQSSASKLHNLLVPRPPTPCLLPLRSIWQPAAIHTPRSVQARLNSGLGKDWKGTGAEDNAVNRAEKNDTTDPTTDASASVMQDRKEGGGNDAKPQGATEKGGSQHGKKAKQEHPKAPEPIIGMNDERGHKGH from the exons ATGCCCGCCAACACCCGCATTCAGTCTTCAGCTTCAAAGCTCCACAATCTGCTTGTACCGCGGCCTCCAACACCATGTCTGCTTCCACTGCGCTCTATATGGCAGCCGGCTGCGATTCATACCCCGAGAAGCGTGCAAGCACGCCTAAACAGCGGCCTGGGCAAAGACTGGAAGGGTACTGGGGCGGAGGATAATGCAGTTAACCGAGCAGAAAAAAATGATACTACAGACCCAACAACAGATGCATCAGCTTCTGTTATGCAGGACAGGAAGGAGGGCGGGGGTAACGACGCAAAGCCTCAGGGAGCAACAGAAAAGGGAGGTAGTCAGCATGGAAAGAAGGCGAAGCAGGAACATCCGAAGGCACCAGAGCCGATTAttggaatgaatgatgagagAGGCCAT AAGGGTCATTAA
- a CDS encoding Ygr210 GTPase family protein (COG:J;~EggNog:ENOG410PFRY;~InterPro:IPR012675,IPR027417,IPR006073,IPR031167, IPR013646;~PFAM:PF08438,PF01926;~go_function: GO:0005525 - GTP binding [Evidence IEA]) produces the protein MPRDPLIGLVGKPSSGKSTTLNSLTDASSKVGNFPFTTIDPQRAIGYLQIECACQRFNVSDKCKPNYGGCVEGRRSVPIELLDVAGLVPGAHQGRGLGNKFLDDLRHADALIHVVDVSGTTDAEGKSTRGYDPSQDIEWLRSEIVRWVLGNLMQKWGSIKRRHMAVKATAVDTLQAQFSGYGGTNAIVARCLDRMGLKEPLEEWSDETVEKVVEAFIAEKFPTVFALNKIDHPDADKNISKIAKMQDPQTIVLCSAISEVFLRRLAKQGYIKYVEGSEFLDTREDLIEMGDPDGGGLKEMDEKLTQRVENLKDMVLYRFGSTGVVQCLSRAAELLGLVPVFPVRNISTFSSGAGTAVFRDCVLVGKNTTVGDVARKVMGDVPISYIEGVGGTRVSEDEIVEVGKHDVLSFKPGR, from the exons ATGCCTAGAGATCCGTTAATTGGGCTGGTCGGAAAG CCATCCAGCGGAAAATCGACCACATTAAATAGTCTGACAGATGCCTCTTCCAAAGTCG GAAATTTCCC TTTCACTACGATCGATCCCCAGCGCGCCATTGGCTACCTTCAGATAGAATGCGCCTGTCAACGATTCAATGTCTCCGATAAGTGCAAGCCGAACTACGGAGGATGTGTGGAGGGACGGCGCTCTGTTCCCATTGAACTTCTGGATGTCGCAGGTCTTGTACCAGGTGCACACCAAGGACGCGGTCTGGGTAACAAGTTCTTGGATGACCTGCGCCATGCCGATGCTTTAATCCACGTTGTGGACGTTAGTGGAACAACCGATGCGGAAG GCAAATCTACACGCGGATACGATCCTTCACAGGATATTGAATGGCTGAGGTCGGAAATTGTACGCTGGGTTCTGGGAAATCTCATGCAGAAATG GGGTTCCATCAAGAGGAGGCACATGGCAGTCA AGGCTACGGCCGTGGATACCTTGCAAGCCCAGTTTTCCGGTTACGGAGGTACAAATGCGATTGTTGCCCGATGCTTGGATCGGATGGGGTTGAAAGAGCCTCTCGAGGAGTGGTCCGATGAGACCGTCGAGAAGGTCGTTGAAGCCTTCATCGCAGAGAAGTTCCCGACAGTCTTCGCTTTGAACAAGATTGATCATCCGGATGCAGACAAG AATATTAGCAAAATCGCTAAGATGCAAGATCCTCAAACAATCGTACTCTGCTCCGCCATTTCAGAAGTTTTCCTCCGGAGGCTGGCAAAACAGGGATACATTAAGTACGTTGAAGGAAGCGAATTCTTAGATACGAGGGAGGACCTTATCGAAATGGGCGATCCCGATGGAGGCGGCCTCAAGGAAATGGACGAGAAGCTCACACA GCGCGTTGAGAACTTGAAAGACATGGTGCTTTATCGTTTCGGGTCTACAGGAGTTGTCCAATGCCTTTCACGTGCTGCAGAACTGCTGGGACTCGTACCTGTCTTCCCCGTTCGCAACatctccaccttctcttctggtGCCGGAACGGCTGTGTTCCGCGATTGCGTTCTTGTTGGCAA GAATACCACTGTGGGCGACGTTGCTCGCAAGGTGATGGGTGACGTACCCATCTCCTACATTGAAGGAGTCGGTGGCACCCGTGTCTCCGAAGACGAAATAGTGGAAGTAGGAAAGCACGAT GTGCTGTCGTTCAAACCTGGTCGATAG
- the GPI18_1 gene encoding DUF409 domain protein (BUSCO:EOG09262GLP;~CAZy:GT76;~COG:G;~EggNog:ENOG410PH12;~InterPro:IPR007315;~PFAM:PF04188;~SECRETED:SignalP(1-38);~TransMembrane:9 (o12-33i93-117o123-144i156-175o181-199i258-278o324-345i381-400o438-461i);~go_function: GO:0000009 - alpha-1,6-mannosyltransferase activity [Evidence IEA];~go_function: GO:0004376 - glycolipid mannosyltransferase activity [Evidence IEA];~go_process: GO:0006506 - GPI anchor biosynthetic process [Evidence IEA]), protein MSWLTRSSFRHPYRSLLSVFILWKASLLLLAILTPGPGYDTSTTLFPWHKNTDETEGIVQSTSRLISTKLTRWDSIYFTEAARRGHLLEQEWAFSYAFSKFINLLACGFTNIGAIPYEFKHSALGIAISHAAHAISVVVLYRLACTLFPGAQGRKLAFIAAYLHIISPAGLFLSAPCTESTYSLLSFTGTLLFAQSFGARGVSISIKDSLLVLAGILYGLSTAVRGNGLLNGIVFFEEACRVLYSLTQGFSFAKFRRLVAVGLGGICTGLGFVLPQYIAYQHFCATHEDPSREWCHRTIPSIYSFVQDHYWDNGFLRYWTLSNVPLFALAGPMLAILVYSAIWTLGVGSNRRETPTNTTQPGFPTGQLTGRLLRSLAAPQITLAVMVLFCNHVQIITRLASGYPVWYIWTATSIMNRYTGPSSALKRQLETTNDQNGYWQIIVQYMVIYAAVQGVLFAAFLPPA, encoded by the exons GCCTCATTGCTTCTCCTGGCCATCTTAACTCCCGGTCCCGGGTACGATACCTCCACGACCTTATTCCCATGGCACAAGAACACAGATGAAACAGAAGGAATCGTTCAATCCACCTCGAGGTTGATATCTACCAAGTTGACAAGATGGGATTCCATTTACTTTACTGAGGCGGCCAGACGAGGCCATCTCTTGGAGCAAGAATGGGCATTCAGTTATGCGTTCTCCAAATTCATTAATCTATTGGCCTGTG GCTTTACAAACATTGGGGCTATCCCCTATGAATTCAAGCATAGTGCACTCGGTATTGCCATTTCCCACGCAGCTCATGCCATCTCGGTGGTAGTTCTCTATCGTTTGGCATGCACTCTATTCCCTGGAGCGCAAGGACGCAAGCTAGCTTTTATCGCAGCATATCTACACATTATCTCGCCTGCTGGACTTTTCCTATCTGCTCCCTGCACGGAGAGCACGTATTCTCTCCTAAGCTTCACGGGCACTCTTCTCTTTGCTCAAAGTTTTGGTGCTCGCGGCGTCTCCATCAGCATCAAAGATAGCCTCCTAGTGCTTGCGGGTATCCTGTACGGCTTATCCACCGCTGTTCGTGGAAACGGTCTGCTCAATGGCATCGTTTTTTTCGAAGAAGCATGTCGAGTCTTGTATTCATTAACGCAGGGCTTCAGCTTTGCCAAGTTTCGCCGCCTGGTTGCGGTCGGTCTCGGAGGTATTTGCACGGGGCTCGGATTTGTGTTGCCGCAATATATAGCCTACCAGCACTTCTGTGCCACCCACGAAGACCCGTCAAGAGAATGGTGTCATCGAACTATACCCAGTATATACAGCTTCGTTCAAGACCATTACTG GGACAATGGCTTTCTTCGGTATTGGACTCTGTCCAACGTGCCATTATTTGCACTAGCTGGTCCAATGTTGGCCATCTTGGTGTACTCTGCCATCTGGACGCTCGGGGTGGGTTCTAACCGGAGGGAAACACCCACAAATACAACACAGCCAGGGTTCCCGACCGGCCAACTGACAGGTCGTTTATTGCGTAGCCTGGCAGCTCCTCAGATTACCCTTGCCGTTATGGTGTTATTTTGCAATCATGTGCAGATCATCACGCGACTGGCCTCTGGTTATCCAGTATGGTATATATGGACAGCGACTTCGATTATGAACAGATATACAGGTCCTTCATCTGCATTGAAGCGGCAGCTGGAGACGACGAATGACCAAAATGGTTATTGGCAGATAATTGTTCAGTACATGGTGATATACGCTGCTGTGCAGGGCGTACTTTTTGCAGCGTTTCTTCCTCCGGCCTAA
- a CDS encoding uncharacterized protein (COG:S;~EggNog:ENOG410PQM1): MDLQGQPIPPGQRSTKVTSDPERRNNPIKEPAGPITNDSLAAESATQGGAFSQNRGAQPMGVSAGQSTVRTTDTSAATKLDSNADTQDKYAEGLGGQGSYPGAHLPESGYVGGPTAAQKELGIGQGQYPASQKLSQQQQSSGGGRSGGASYSQQPAPASGSGYSSQYNAGAAPSYVHDVTGSLSDSKPKGANLKEGDIPDDAPNASWTTDIGSENDPGRLAQGGFQRKTAESGPDGTNAGRQKGIDNQHPYQALQSDQRA; encoded by the exons ATGGATCTCCAAGGACAGCCCATCCCCCCTGGCCAGAGAAGCACTAAG GTCACTTCCGACCCCGAGCGCAGAAACAACCCTATTAAAGAGCCCGCTGGTCCCATCACCAACGACTCCTTGGCCGCCGAATCAGCCACCCAGGGCGGCGCTTTCTCTCAGAACCGCGGAGCTCAGCCCATGGGCGTTTCCGCAGGTCAATCCACTGTCCGAACCACCGACACCAGTGCCGCTACCAAGCTCGACTCCAACGCCGACACCCAGGACAAGTACGCCGAGGGTCTAGGCGGACAGGGCAGCTACCCTGGCGCTCACCTTCCCGAGTCCGGCTACGTCGGTGGTCCCACTGCTGCCCAGAAGGAACTCGGTATCGGCCAGGGCCAGTACCCTGCTTCTCAGAAGCTGtctcagcagcaacagtcctctggaggaggaagaagcggtGGTGCTAGCTACTCCCAGCAGCCCGCTCCGGCTAGTGGCAGCGGCTACAGCAGCCAGTACAATGCTGGAGCTGCGCCGTCTTACGTTCACGATGTGACTGGTAGCTTGAGTGACAGCAAGCCCAAGGGTGCCAATCTGAAGGAAGGAGATATTCCTGATGATGCGCCGAATGCTAGCTGGACTACTGACATCGGTAGCGAGAATGACCCCGGTCGGTTGGCGCAGGGTGGCTTCCAGCGTAAGACTGCGGAGAGTGGTCCTGACGGTACCAATGCCGGTAGACAGAAGGGCATCGATAACCAGCACCCGTACCAGGCTTTGCAGTCGGACCAGAGGGCTTGA
- a CDS encoding uncharacterized protein (COG:S;~EggNog:ENOG410PTME) — MSEQTFHTTIQDIRKPESHASHAHDGKTPKNSNVSAMKSIIDENTDKQAQIDKTQSNLPLPEDPPRASDWNSMDQRTVNVGSGGREGPVSGENNSALREPATASSSVRVSGEEYHKNTQPMSGVGRQGKDNLEGLPRDALYR, encoded by the exons ATGTCCGAACAGACTTTCCACACCACCATCCAGGACATCCGCAAGCCCGAGTCCCATGCCTCCCATGCTCATGATGGCAAGACCCCCAAAAACTCTAACGTCTCTGCCATGAAG TCCATCATCGATGAGAACACCGACAAGCAGGCCCAGATCGATAAGACCCAGTCCAACCTGCCATTGCCCGAGGATCCCCCTCGTGCTAGCGACTGGAACTCTATGGACCAGAGAACTGTCAACGTCGGTTCTGGTGGTCGCGAAGGACCCGTTTCGGGCGAGAACAACAGCGCCTTGAGAGAACCCGCAACTGCAAGCAGCAGTGTCCGGGTATCTGGAGAAGAATACCACAAGAACACGCAACCCATGAGTGGTGTTGGACGCCAGGGCAAGGATAACCTTGAAGGTCTGCCCCGGGATGCTCTTTACCGGTAA
- the facB gene encoding C6 transcription factor FacB/Cat8 (COG:K;~EggNog:ENOG410PFI7;~InterPro:IPR036864,IPR007219,IPR001138;~PFAM:PF00172,PF04082;~go_function: GO:0000981 - DNA-binding transcription factor activity, RNA polymerase II-specific [Evidence IEA];~go_function: GO:0003677 - DNA binding [Evidence IEA];~go_function: GO:0008270 - zinc ion binding [Evidence IEA];~go_process: GO:0006351 - transcription, DNA-templated [Evidence IEA];~go_process: GO:0006355 - regulation of transcription, DNA-templated [Evidence IEA]), translating to MPGILPMKVIKVGNGSQSRIAQACDRCRSKKIRCDGVRPCCTQCANVGFECKTSDKLSRRAFPRGYTESLEERVRALESEVRDLKNLLDEKDEKIDVLSRIHSFSPSSRQRPSVAAPSPSAPARSNAPDADEGVIQIPQSLPPTESTSADIAGISSTRGFVDVFTNKLIDQNRLPSNVAIKSLAAPPAISHSRVDQAIRTAPRLVSDQLINIFFQEWAPLYPVVHRPTILKAYEQYLSGTESMQGSKHDLAQLNLIFGIAALASMSRTNQDPTFFEDNWSSILESIASDISIATMQCYVLAQMYCMTKGDYTSLLRYRGLAVSLSQQLRLHQSQKRFSSNALMAETRKKVFWCQYTLDRFTAALTGLPVLLREEDIKTEYPEDIDDENVTESGFLPTLPGESTRISSAIALFAGSRVLNKVLEDIYPSEGGYDISLSKLRSVAEQLDDWVKGLPAHLRLEFSQDKPSTNVTSSRSPLLSLVYYFIRSLIHRPAVCFGEEHVRSPSILTVSDSAKHIIQILQLLDERRLCLSVSINRKELVFATGLGLLWQSIGLKRDSKLVKESQKLLTAVIDQLESDSSSSAAEFSALASVFVSLNNSRHVSTGKPQDMSPPLQRPLKSPKKHLQSWKSRLSEMTGSNHHETPDSPSRRATICGASPNAAQRHIRSSSWASLPPDNFHALDVSTNKTVYPSSSGPYDSSHVLSSSAPSDHPSGPITVSDWEVVLSDMDRGYSNIFTGIYGGRECGEDSGPFASLTAEFAHKGDPMVAPLSAPHAELQGLSPEAWSASSNSDVPANQDLPAQSVLSYSDEGSAEEGVPYNDLRLSPEEQANFLGSFRNVMIPAVEDEVDEFGLINGWDRRLAV from the exons ATGCCTGGAATTCTCCCGATGAAAGTGATCAAGGTCGGGAACGGCTCTCAGAGTCGTATCGCCCAGGCCTGTGATCGTtgcagaagcaagaaaatCCGTTGCGACGGCGTCCGTCCCTGTTGTACACAATGCGCCAATGTCGGCTTCGAATGCAAGACTAGTGACAAGCTCAGTCGCCGTGCTTTCCCTCGTGGATATACCGAGTCGCTGGAGGAAAGAGTGCGCGCCCTGGAGTCCGAAGTTAGGGATCTCAAGAACCTGTTAGATGAAAAGGATGAAAAGATCGATGTGCTCTCTCGTATacactctttctctccttcctcgcgTCAGAGACCTAGTGTTGCAGCGCCGTCGCCATCTGCGCCTGCAAGGTCCAACGCCCCCGATGCAGACGAGGGTGTAATCCAGATTCCACAATCCTTGCCGCCTACCGAGTCGACCTCGGCTGATATTGCAGGAATCTCCAGTACTCGCGGTTTTGTTG ATGTCTTCACAAATAAACTCATAGATCAAAACCGATTGCCGTCAAATGTTGCGATCAAGTCTTTGGCCGCTCCCCCGGCCATTTCCCATTCCCGCGTCGACCAGGCCATTCGCACTGCGCCCCGGCTCGTATCCGATCAGCTCAtcaacatcttcttccaagaaTGGGCTCCTCTTTATCCGGTTGTTCACCGACCCACTATTCTGAAAGCTTATGAACAGTACCTTTCAGGCACCGAGTCTATGCAGGGCAGCAAACACGACTTGGCACAACTGAATTTGATCTTCGGCATTGCCGCCCTTGCTTCAATG TCGAGAACCAACCAGGACCCCACCTTTTTCGAAGACAATTGGTCCTCGATCCTTGAATCCATTGCCAGTGATATATCTATTGCAACAATGCAATGCTACGTGCTCGCTCAAATGTACTGCATGACGAAGGGCGACTACACGAGCCTCCTACGCTATCGGGGTCTTGCCGTCAGTCTTAGTCAACAGCTTAGACTGCATCAAAGCCAGAAACGCTTCTCGTCGAATGCTCTCATGGCAGAAACCCGAAAGAAGGTGTTCTGGTGTCAATATACTCTCGATCG ATTCACCGCTGCTTTGACAGGATTGCCTGTTCTACTACGTGAAGAGGACATCAAGACCGAGTACCCCGaagatattgatgatgaaaaCGTCACGGAATCGGGCTTCTTGCCCACTCTTCCTGGAGAGTCTACCCGTATCTCGAGTGCGATCGCGCTATTCGCCGGTTCGCGCGTGTTGAACAAGGTTTTGGAGGATATCTATCCCTCTGAGGGAGGGTATGATATCTCTCTGTCGAAGCTACGCTCAGTTGCAGAGCAATTGGATGATTGGGTGAAGGGCTTACCTGCTCACCTCCGCCTTGAGTTTTCTCAGGACAAGCCTAGCACCAATGTTACTAGTAGCCGATCGCCCCTTCTG TCCCTCGTCTACTACTTCATTCGTTCTTTGATCCACCGTCCCGCGGTCTGCTTCGGCGAGGAGCACGTCCGGTCCCCTTCTATCCTTACAGTTTCCGACTCAGCCAAGCACATTATCCAGATCCTTCAATTGCTCGATGAGAGacgtctctgtctctctgtgAGTATCAATCGGAAGGAACTGGTTTTCGCTACAGGACTAGGCCTCCTTTGGCAAAGCATCGGGCTGAAGCGTGACAGCAAGCTCGTCAAGGAGAGCCAAAAGTTGCTTACCGCAGTCATTGATCAATTGGAATCTGATTCGTCGTCCTCTGCCGCGGAGTTCAGCGCTTTGGCCAGTGTTTTCGTTTCTTTGAACAATAGCAGGCATGTGTCGACTGGCAAGCCGCAGGACATGTCGCCGCCCTTGCAGAGACCTTTGAAGTCCCCGAAGAAGCACCTTCAGTCGTGGAAGTCGCGTCTGAGTGAAATGACCGGTTCAAACCACCACGAAACGCCGGATTCGCCCTCCCGCAGGGCCACTATCTGCGGAGCGAGTCCCAATGCCGCCCAACGCCACATCAGGTCCTCCAGCTGGGCTAGCTTGCCACCGGACAACTTCCACGCGCTAGATGTATCTACGAACAAGACAGTCTATCCTTCGTCTTCCGGCCCGTATGATAGCAGTCATGTGCTTTCGAGCTCCGCACCCTCGGATCACCCGAGCGGACCCATCACGGTATCCGACTGGGAAGTTGTTCTGAGTGACATGGACCGCGGCTATTCGAACATCTTTACCGGGATCTatgggggaagggagtgTGGTGAAGACAGTGGTCCCTTCGCTTCCCTCACGGCTGAGTTCGCTCACAAGGGGGATCCCATGGTGGCACCGTTGTCAGCACCACACGCAGAGCTGCAAGGGTTGTCTCCCGAGGCATGGTCAGCCAGTAGCAATAGCGACGTGCCAGCCAACCAGGATCTACCGGCACAGAGTGTCCTCAGTTACTCCGACGAAGGCAGTGCCGAAGAGGGTGTGCCATACAACGATCTGCGGCTGTCACCGGAAGAGCAGGCCAATTTTCTGGGCTCGTTCCGGAATGTTATGATTCCGGCggtggaagatgaggtggatgagtTTGGGCTGATTAATGGCTGGGATCGGCGACTGGCTGTCTGA